The genomic stretch CGTCAACGAAGCCGCCCAATTGATGGGAATGTCTCGGGCAACTGCATACCGACAATGGTCGTTCGCTCGGGCTTGGCTGAAAACCAAGATCGCTGAAGAAGGATCTTAGACGACGAGTTTTTTCGGAATTTTGAGACAAACGGCTCCATAATCTCGCATTGTTAATCGAACGCCCAATTTCGCGGAGAGAGGACCATGACGGAATCGACCGAACAAGCCAAACAACTGTTTCTCGAAGCCATCGAAAATCATCCTCCGGAAGAATGGGATGCGTTCCTCAAGGGAGCTTGTCGGGAGAATCCAGAACTTTTCCGTCAGGTTGAAGCGTTGCTGAATGCGCATCGCGACAAGGACAGTCTTTTCGAACTACCTGATACGAAACTCGATCCGCCAGCGGACTCACACATAGGCCAGATGATCGGCCCGTTCAAAATCCTTCAGCAAATCGGTGAAGGTGGGTTCGGCGTTGTCTATATGGCGGAGCAAATGCGACCGGTCCGACGGAAGGTTGCCCTCAAGATCATTAAACCGGGGATGGATACCAAGGAAGTCGTCGCCCGCTTCGAAGCCGAGAGTCAGGCCTTAGCGATGATGGACCATCCCAATATCGCCAAGGTCCATGACGGTGGCGAAACCGAATCGGGGCACCCTTACTTCGTGATGGAATTGGTCAAAGGTGTGCCCCTGACCACGTTCTGCGATGAGAACAAGCTTTCGACGCAAGTTCGGTTGAAGCTCTTTCAATCCATATGCAACGCCATCCAACACGCTCATCAGAAAGGCGTTATTCATCGGGACATCAAGCCATCGAATGTGTTGGTGACGCTGCACGACGGTCAACCGGTGCCGAAAGTAATCGATTTTGGCGTGTCAAAAGCGATTTCGCAGCCGCTGACACAGAAAACGCTCTTCACCGCCTATGGCCAAATGGTCGGTACGGTTCAGTACATGAGCCCTGAACAGGCCGAGATGAGCGGACTTGATATTGATACGCGTAGCGACATCTATTCACTAGGTGTTCTGCTTTACGAACTGCTGACGGGAACAACCCCACTCGATCCAGCTCGCCTACGGCAAACGGCCTACGCCGAGCTTCAACGACTGATTTGCGAGGAAGAGCCTCCCAAGCCATCCCGTAGGCTGAGCACGCTAGGCGAACAAACTGTAAAGATAGCAGCAGCACGTGCAGCAGATCCAATCTCGCTCAACAAATTGGTAAGCGGTGAATTGGATTGGATCGTGATGAAATCTTTGGAGAAAGAACGAAACCGGCGCTACGACAGTGCCCGAGAGTTGGCGCAGGATATCGAACGATTTCTCGGCAATGAACCCGTCAGTGCGTGTCCGCCGTCAACCACTTATCTGCTCAGGAAAACCATACAACGTCACCGAGTCCCGGTGCTTACGGGAATGGCCGTATTCGGACTACTTATCATGGGTATCGCGGCAATAGGCGCCGCATTGCTGCATGCAAATAGCGAGAAACAAATTGCAATTATTGCTAAGCAAAGAGCGGAGAAGCTAAAAGAAGACGCTAGACAAGCGAATGAATCATTACGAGATCTCGGGAACACACGAACAATTGCCCTGGCATTCGATGCTTTTAACAGCGGAAATGCGACAAAAGCACAAACACTGTTAGACACGTTTCAACCACCAATTGGCGATTCGAGGTCAATCGCTTGGCGTTTTCTAACTAAACGTTGCCAGGAACAGCTTGGAGACCGCGAGCTTTTGCACGAAGGCAAGATGAATGCCTTTTCGTTTGACCCACTCGGTGAATTTGAGGTGTTTTGGAATGAAGGTGATGTGGTTGGCCTATCTATGGGCTCTGTGGAGAAAACCATTGATCTAGCCGATTTTACTAAGCGGGAATCGGCTACGGTTAAAGAAGTCAATCAAATAAAGATTTCAAGTGATGGTTCCAAAATGTTGCTTCCCTGCACTTTGTCAGACGATACCGGTGAGTTGCACCTCTTCGACATTTTGCGAGAGGGAGGGCAGATCACAACGAAACATGTGGGCACTCTTTCCTCCCCATCACCGATCAAGTCTGCGGATATTGACCTATTGC from Novipirellula artificiosorum encodes the following:
- a CDS encoding WD40 repeat domain-containing serine/threonine protein kinase, which gives rise to MTESTEQAKQLFLEAIENHPPEEWDAFLKGACRENPELFRQVEALLNAHRDKDSLFELPDTKLDPPADSHIGQMIGPFKILQQIGEGGFGVVYMAEQMRPVRRKVALKIIKPGMDTKEVVARFEAESQALAMMDHPNIAKVHDGGETESGHPYFVMELVKGVPLTTFCDENKLSTQVRLKLFQSICNAIQHAHQKGVIHRDIKPSNVLVTLHDGQPVPKVIDFGVSKAISQPLTQKTLFTAYGQMVGTVQYMSPEQAEMSGLDIDTRSDIYSLGVLLYELLTGTTPLDPARLRQTAYAELQRLICEEEPPKPSRRLSTLGEQTVKIAAARAADPISLNKLVSGELDWIVMKSLEKERNRRYDSARELAQDIERFLGNEPVSACPPSTTYLLRKTIQRHRVPVLTGMAVFGLLIMGIAAIGAALLHANSEKQIAIIAKQRAEKLKEDARQANESLRDLGNTRTIALAFDAFNSGNATKAQTLLDTFQPPIGDSRSIAWRFLTKRCQEQLGDRELLHEGKMNAFSFDPLGEFEVFWNEGDVVGLSMGSVEKTIDLADFTKRESATVKEVNQIKISSDGSKMLLPCTLSDDTGELHLFDILREGGQITTKHVGTLSSPSPIKSADIDLLQRQIAVLEGDGDLVMVSADTEMAVKASTNAGVEVQRYGGVCFTRDKKYLAAFAWEDFGDVHVFRTDDFSKTCTIPQNGRIRNLCASPCDNSLLICGNSGTEIWDIEKDAPVRRQRVNWQRSGGGTYIDEGKYLAISHGDGSPLKVFDGKTFELVAKFSCGDFRDAPASFQLVDGQLRCVDWSAINVFDLGKKISQSLDSDGWWYAPLDTANSLVAFPVSHQSVQIFDVVSGKTWFVSPTGTINHITAISLSDDGRRVAMGCRNEQLDGDANPSSDCVQVWDIHENVLVEERAIDGFCWTLEFSCRSKDELLVSTMGNTFLWNLKTDKTRSISPSVSQCCVFSPEGERLFVGGCVWSDLESKKLDATLWNLDGAKETALDFSFGNRATLDACFSSDGKFIAYLDLNKIKIWRDGANESISDVVAPSVTAMSLDISPGDECLVAASPSGEITFIDHENGQEIGTFRIEHPVRRVRFMDGQDRIVVGTTNGRVFHFDY